In Hugenholtzia roseola DSM 9546, a single window of DNA contains:
- the lysS gene encoding lysine--tRNA ligase — MQILSEQEMLRRGKLEELRKLGIEPYPAALYPVSDYSEDIKRKFEAEGEKEPQKFESVCMAGRIMSFRIQGSASFAEIQDSKGRMQIYVRRDDICLQEDKTLYNTVFKKLLDIGDFIGVKGFIFKTQLGETTLHVQKLTVLAKTLRPLPIVKESKDEAGNVVRYDEFSDPELRYRQRYVDLVVNPQVKEVFRKRTQIFQSLRQFFNDKGYLEVETPILQAIPGGAAARPFTTHHNALDMPLYLRIANELYLKRLIVGGFEGVYEFAKDFRNEGMDRTHNPEFTVMEIYVAYKDYNWMMEFTEQMLEKVALDVHGTTQVQVGDKIIDFKAPYRRVTMYQAIEEHTGIDISKMDIAQLREVCQKLKIETDESMGKGKLIDEIFGEYAEKHYIQPTFITDYPLEMSPLCKKHRNDPTLTERFELMVNGKELCNAYSELNDPIDQRERFEEQMGLLHAGDDEAMRIDLDFLRALEYGMPPTSGMGIGMDRLTMLMTNQPSIQDVLFFPQMRPEKQPQVAKKEDYTALGIREELIPILQKLGFLTIEELKKASASKLLNDIGGMRKKMKLDIKAATKEEIESWLQ, encoded by the coding sequence ATGCAAATTCTGAGCGAACAAGAAATGTTGCGCCGAGGCAAGCTCGAGGAGCTTCGCAAATTGGGCATTGAGCCTTATCCTGCGGCACTCTATCCCGTATCTGATTATTCCGAAGATATAAAGCGAAAATTTGAAGCAGAGGGCGAAAAAGAACCTCAAAAGTTTGAATCGGTTTGTATGGCAGGCAGAATAATGAGCTTCCGTATTCAAGGCAGTGCCTCCTTTGCCGAAATTCAGGATAGCAAGGGCAGAATGCAGATTTATGTACGCCGTGATGATATTTGTCTCCAAGAAGATAAGACACTTTACAATACAGTCTTTAAAAAGCTATTAGACATTGGCGATTTTATAGGAGTCAAAGGGTTTATTTTCAAAACACAATTAGGAGAAACCACGCTGCACGTACAAAAATTGACGGTTTTAGCCAAAACCTTACGTCCGCTTCCGATTGTAAAAGAAAGCAAAGATGAGGCTGGAAATGTCGTGCGCTACGACGAATTTTCAGACCCCGAATTGCGATACCGTCAGCGTTATGTAGATTTGGTGGTCAATCCGCAGGTGAAGGAGGTTTTTAGAAAGCGCACACAAATATTTCAATCCTTGCGTCAATTTTTTAATGACAAAGGCTATTTAGAAGTAGAAACGCCTATCTTACAAGCCATTCCTGGAGGGGCGGCTGCGCGTCCTTTCACTACCCATCACAACGCCTTAGATATGCCGCTTTATTTGCGTATCGCAAACGAATTGTATCTCAAAAGGCTTATTGTAGGGGGGTTTGAAGGCGTTTATGAATTTGCCAAAGACTTCCGAAATGAGGGTATGGATAGAACCCACAACCCCGAATTTACGGTAATGGAAATCTATGTAGCCTACAAAGACTATAATTGGATGATGGAATTTACCGAACAAATGCTCGAAAAAGTAGCCTTAGATGTACACGGCACAACGCAGGTGCAGGTAGGCGATAAAATCATCGATTTCAAAGCCCCTTATCGTCGCGTTACGATGTATCAGGCAATAGAAGAACATACGGGTATTGATATTTCTAAAATGGACATTGCTCAATTAAGAGAAGTTTGTCAGAAATTGAAGATAGAAACGGACGAAAGTATGGGCAAAGGCAAGCTCATTGATGAAATTTTTGGTGAATATGCCGAAAAACATTACATACAGCCTACCTTCATTACAGATTATCCTTTGGAGATGTCGCCACTTTGTAAAAAGCACCGTAACGACCCTACCCTAACGGAGCGTTTTGAGTTAATGGTCAATGGAAAAGAACTTTGCAATGCCTATTCCGAGCTAAACGACCCCATAGACCAGCGCGAGCGTTTTGAAGAGCAGATGGGACTTCTGCACGCAGGTGATGATGAGGCAATGCGTATTGATTTGGACTTCCTTCGCGCCTTAGAGTACGGTATGCCCCCTACTTCGGGTATGGGTATCGGTATGGATAGGCTTACGATGTTAATGACCAATCAACCTTCTATTCAAGATGTTTTGTTTTTCCCCCAAATGCGCCCTGAAAAACAGCCCCAAGTAGCCAAAAAAGAAGACTACACTGCACTTGGCATCAGAGAGGAGCTAATTCCCATTCTTCAAAAGTTGGGCTTTCTAACCATAGAAGAACTCAAAAAAGCCTCCGCTTCCAAACTTCTAAACGATATTGGCGGTATGCGTAAAAAAATGAAATTAGACATCAAAGCTGCCACCAAAGAAGAAATAGAGAGTTGGTTGCAATAA